A window of Clostridioides sp. ES-S-0010-02 genomic DNA:
TATTGTATTTAGATGGTCTAAAGTTTATTTTTCCATATGATTGAATAGCGTCTACATGGAAATATATCTTCTCTTTTAAAGACTTCAGATATTTTCCAACTTCATCTATTGGCTGTATAGTTCCTATTTCATTGTTAACATGCATCATACTTACTAAACATGTAGCTGATTTTATAGCATTTTTCAAATCTTCTATATTTATCTTTCCATCTTTTCCGACCTCTAAGTAAGTTACTTCAAATCCATCTTCTTCTAAATCTTTTAGTGTGTTTAAAACAGAAGGATGTTCTATATTTGTAGATATTATATGATTTCTTCTCTTCTTATTTAGATTGGCAATACCTCTTATTATAGTATTATTACATTCTGTTCCACCTGATGTAAAATAAATCTCTTTATCTTTCGCGCCTAGAGATTTAGCTATAATTTGTCTTACTTCTTTTATACCTTTTTCAACTTCCACACCTTTTCTATGAACAGAAGAAGGATTTCCATAATCCGTACTAAGTGCATATACCATTTTATCTATAACTTCTGGATAAGGTTTTGTAGTTGCACTATTATCTAAGTATATTTCCAACTTAATTACACCTGCCTTTATTTAAAATCTTCAACTCTAATTATTATACCATTAATTACAGTATTTTTTTTGTTAATCTTTATTAAAAAGATAATCTTAAGTTTATAGAATCTTCTTTCATAAAAATCTAGTTTTTCACTTAACTACAAAATTTTATGCTAAAATATAATATATTTATACTATACCCTACAAAAATACGTGATAACATACAATATATGATAAAATAATATATTATATAAAATAAATATATTATATTATACATATACTTATTTTTGCTATAAAGTCTATTTTTATAAGCTTACTTGTTATAAAAATAACTTTTATAATTTATATCAAAAAAAATATTGATTTTTGTGTCGCATTTTGTTATAATAAATTAAGGTTATCCCCCTGGTAACCCTAGTTAGTTAATATATCTATTCCCAATACCCTTTCATAAGGATATATTTTATATTTATTAAAAATCGAATTAATATCGGAAACTAATTCGATGGAAAAAAAGAGCTTACCCCGAGCTCTTTTTTTTTCTGCAAAAATATAATATTAAGCTAAGATAAAGTTAATGTAAGTATAATTTTAATTTTAAAAATCATATTAATTAGCACTAAAAAAGGATGTATTGAATTTCTAATATCAATACATCCTTTTTTTATATATTATAACACTTTTGCTAAGAATGATTTTGTTCTATCGTGTTTTGGATTTCCAAAGACTTCTTCTGGAGAATCCTCCTCAAGAATACTTCCTCC
This region includes:
- a CDS encoding cysteine desulfurase codes for the protein MEIYLDNSATTKPYPEVIDKMVYALSTDYGNPSSVHRKGVEVEKGIKEVRQIIAKSLGAKDKEIYFTSGGTECNNTIIRGIANLNKKRRNHIISTNIEHPSVLNTLKDLEEDGFEVTYLEVGKDGKINIEDLKNAIKSATCLVSMMHVNNEIGTIQPIDEVGKYLKSLKEKIYFHVDAIQSYGKINFRPSKYNIDFMSVSAHKFHGPKGIGFMYIKENNRLKPMLTGGGQEIGIRSGTENVPGIYGLGEAVNILSKDLDAVILKINNLKNIFRNKIVENIEDIKINSPEDGVCHILNVSFIGTKGEVLLHYLEQKGIYVSTGSACSSKKKGSHVLNAIGLTNEEINGTIRFSLSDMNTEDEISEAVKVLKESICDLRSIMRKK